In one window of Bdellovibrio bacteriovorus W DNA:
- a CDS encoding putative adventurous gliding motility protein V (COG0848 Biopolymer transport protein), which yields MSQQKELNFELNILPILDILSVMICFLLLTAVWVQIGTIDTRQAIGDNSVAGATNPPSLWITVNTQGAVQLSLRDLPNAKRHEDSIQASRGGVNWAALEKKLEGLRAQWPELKTGVVTPEAQAAYGDVIRIMDKLKQFQFEGVGLSPLG from the coding sequence ATGAGCCAACAAAAAGAGCTGAACTTTGAATTAAACATTCTTCCGATCCTCGACATCTTGTCAGTGATGATCTGCTTCCTTCTGCTAACAGCGGTTTGGGTTCAGATTGGTACTATCGACACACGTCAAGCGATTGGTGATAACTCTGTGGCAGGTGCGACAAATCCTCCCTCCTTGTGGATCACGGTAAACACACAGGGTGCAGTTCAACTCTCTTTGCGGGATCTTCCAAATGCAAAAAGACATGAGGATAGCATTCAAGCAAGCCGTGGCGGTGTAAACTGGGCGGCTTTGGAAAAGAAGCTTGAAGGCTTACGCGCTCAGTGGCCTGAGCTAAAAACAGGTGTGGTAACTCCGGAAGCGCAAGCCGCTTACGGCGATGTTATTCGCATTATGGACAAACTTAAACAATTTCAATTTGAAGGCGTGGGTTTATCCCCTCTTGGGTAG
- a CDS encoding putative adventurous gliding motility protein R (COG0811 Biopolymer transport proteins) gives MEFLLALGRGFFAADAIWMWAILGAQVVSVAIIAERGMALFMKRKINQKEISKVIADDIRSGDLQRALRRSQQIGQNEPLGVVAAAGIQAAIDMGGKEEIQLKMDEVLLEENTRIEKRIGFLAMFANVATLLGLLGTIVGLINSFAGIANANAMEKATILSSGISLAMNTTAYGLIVAVPALVMYAVLQNRATRLTDDLNKAALNLFIQLGFHYEPVSTNKEIPANAGR, from the coding sequence ATGGAATTCCTTTTAGCATTAGGACGTGGATTTTTTGCAGCAGACGCGATTTGGATGTGGGCAATCTTAGGTGCTCAAGTTGTTTCTGTAGCTATTATTGCTGAGCGCGGAATGGCGCTATTTATGAAACGTAAAATCAATCAGAAAGAGATCTCTAAGGTGATCGCAGACGATATTCGTTCTGGGGACCTGCAAAGAGCTCTTCGCCGCTCTCAACAAATTGGCCAGAACGAGCCTCTGGGTGTTGTAGCAGCCGCTGGTATCCAAGCTGCCATCGATATGGGTGGTAAGGAAGAGATCCAACTTAAAATGGATGAGGTTCTATTAGAAGAAAACACACGCATTGAAAAGCGTATTGGTTTCTTAGCAATGTTTGCCAACGTGGCTACATTATTAGGTCTTCTTGGAACCATCGTCGGTCTTATTAACTCGTTTGCGGGTATTGCCAATGCAAACGCGATGGAAAAAGCAACAATTCTATCTTCAGGTATTTCCCTTGCGATGAATACGACAGCCTACGGTCTGATCGTAGCAGTTCCAGCACTAGTCATGTACGCGGTTCTTCAAAACAGAGCCACTCGTTTGACAGATGACTTGAACAAAGCGGCTTTGAACTTATTCATTCAGTTAGGCTTTCACTACGAGCCAGTGAGCACAAATAAAGAAATTCCTGCAAACGCTGGGAGATAA